In a genomic window of Myotis daubentonii chromosome 18, mMyoDau2.1, whole genome shotgun sequence:
- the CRCT1 gene encoding cysteine-rich C-terminal protein 1 has protein sequence MSLGCECQLSTSIGKWAPPRSQCYESYIRFSGWTLLSPQPVGELSVFQWSEGLVHGDSFAMSSQQSASAKGFSKGSSQGPAPCPAPVPSRASSSCCGGCGDSGCCSSGCCGSGSGSGCCGSGSGSGCCGDSGCCGSVSTGCCCFPRRRRRQRRSGCGCCGGGSQSSQCSPNTQSPGCCGGC, from the exons ATGTCTCTGGGATGTGAGTGTCAGCTGAGCACGTCTATTGGGAAATGGGCCCCTCCCAGGAGCCAGTGCTATGAATCTTATATAAGGTTCTCTGGCTGGACACTGCTCAGTCCACAGCCTGTTGGAGAACTGAGTGTCTTCCAGTGGAGTGAGGGTCTG GTTCACGGTGACAGCTTCGCGATGTCCTCCCAGCAGAGCGCTTCCGCCAAAGGCTTCTCCAAAGGGTCTTCCCAGGGCCCCGCCCCGTGCCCCGCCCCGGTGCCCTCCcgggcctcctcctcctgctgcggCGGCTGCGGCGACTCGGGCTGCTGCAGCTCCGGCTGctgcggctccggctccggctccggctgcTGCGGCtctggctccggctccggctgCTGCGGGGACTCGGGCTGCTGCGGCTCGGTGTCCAccggctgctgctgcttccccAGGAGGCGCCGCCGGCAGCGCAGGAGCGGGTGCGGGTGCTGCGGGGGCGGCAGCCAGAGTTCTCAGTGCTCCCCCAACACGCAGAGCCCGGGCTGCTGCGGCGGCTGCTGA